Genomic segment of Myxococcus stipitatus:
CCCTCGAGGATGGCCTGGCCGAAGCGGGCCACGTCCACCGCGGTTCCGAAGAGGCCCGCGTGTCCGGCCACACCGTCCATCACCCAGGCGTTGTCGTCATCGACTTCACCCAGGCGCGTGGGCTGGGTGGGCACGTTGCTCCACAGCGTCTCCTGGCCGGGCGCGGGCTCGCGGGGGCGCGTGGCACCGGTGGGGGCGGGGAGGGCGTCGGCGGGGAAGTCGGTGAGGCGGTGGAAGCGGGCGTTGAGGTCGAGCGGCTCGGCGACGTGGCGGGAGAAGAGCGTGTCGAGCGGGGCGTTGGCGGCGCGGGAGAGAATCTCGCCGAGGAGGATGAAGCCCACGTCGCTGTAGGCCGAGCGGGTGCGCGGCGGGACGGCGAGCGGGGTGTGGGCCGCGGCCTGGATGACCTCGTCGCGGACCTGGGCGCGCGTGGCCGAGGGGCAGGTGGCGTCGAGCAGCTCGGGGTGCTGGGTGAGGGCCTGGGCGAAGAAGGGGACGAAGGGGGGCAAACCGGAGCGGTGGTAGAGCAGGTCCGCGACGGTGGCGCCCGCGTCACCCACGGGAGTGTGGGGGAAGAAGCGGGACACGAGGGTATCGGGTCCGACCTTGCCCTCGGTCCACAGGCGGAGGAACAGGGCCGTCGTGCTGATGACCTTGGTGAGCGAGGCGAGGTCGAAGCGCGTGTCGCCCGAGACCTTTCCCGCGACGCCGCCGAAGACCTGGACGCCCCGGTGGAGGACGACGGCCTGCGCGGCGGGGAAGACGCCGATGTTCACGGCTTCGTCGAGGAGCGTCTGGAGGACGGCGACGGGGTGTTTCTCTGGAGGAGTGCTCATGGGCGCACGGCCCCTTCGAGGAAGGTGAGGCGGGCCGAGTCCGCGTCGAGGCGGACCTGGGTACCCAGGGCCACGGGGTAGTTGAGGGTGCCGTGGCCGATGGGGAAGCCCGCGGCGCAGGGGAGGCCCGCTTCGCGAGCGAGGTCCTGGAGGACGTCGGCGCTGGAGTAGGAGGCGTCGCGCTCCTCGCAGGCGGTGAAGTCGCCCAGGACGATGCCGCGCACGCGCGAGAAGACGCCGGCGAGGCGCAGCTGGGTCCACATGCGGTCGAGGCGGTAGGGGCGCTCGGTGACGTCCTCGAGGAGGAGCACGGCGCCGTCGAGGGGCGGCAGGTACGGCGTGCCGAGGAGGCACGCGAGGACGGAGAGGTTGCCGCCGACGAGGGGGCCCTCGGCGGAGCCGGGGACGTAGGTGGCGGAGCCCGTCAGTGGGGGTGGGGCCTCCGGGGATTCGAGGAGGCGGAAGAAGTACTCGCGGACCTCGGGGGGCTGCTTGCCGAGCTGGGTGAGGACGGGGCCGTGGATGGAGACGCGGCCGTGGGCCTGGAGGGCGCCGTGGACGGAGGTGAGGTCCGAGAAGCCGGTGAAGAGGCTGGGGGCGGCGTCAGCGAGGGGGAGGCGGGGCAGGAGCCGGGCGCTGCCGTAGCCGCCGCGGGCGCAGAAGGTGGCGCGGGCGGAGGTGTCCGTGAGGGCGTGGGCGAGCTCTTCGGCGCGGCGGGTGTCGTCACCGGCGAGGTACCGGTGGGTGGCGAAGAGGTCGGGGCGGAGGGCGGGGGTGTAGCGCTCGGCGATGAAGGCGAGGCCGGCTTCGAAGGTGGGGCGGTCGAAGGGGCCTGAGGGGGCGACGACGTGGACGGTGTCGCGGGGGCGGAGCGGGAGGGGCTTGAGCCAACGCACGGGCGCTTCATAGCACTGGCGATGGAGAGGTCCTTGGGATTCGCGCCGGGACGGACGGAGGCGTGTTGAGTACCTCCGTCCGTCTTCACGCGGACAGTGCGGCTGGCGGGTGGCTCTGGGGCTAACCCGCCGAGCGCTCCAGGACGGCGGCGAAGAACGCGTCGGTGCCGTGGCGGTGGGGGGTGACGAAGAGGAAGTCGCCCTGGAGGCAGGCGTCGGAGAGCCAGCCGGAGCCCGGGCGGATGAGGCGGTAGTCGGGGCGGGAGGCGAGGAAGTCGGCGACGACGTCCTGGTTCTCGGCGTGGTTCACGGTGCAGGTGGCGTAGACAAGTCGGCCGCCTGGGCGGACCAGGTCTCCGGCGCTCTGGAGGATGGCGCGTTGGGTGGGAGGGAGCTGGGAGAGGGCGTCGGGGGAGGAGTGGAAGCGGAGGTCGGGGCCGCGGCGCAGGGGGCCGAGCTCGGAGCAGGGGGCATCGACGAGGACGCGGTCGGCGTCGAGGCCTGGGGAGGGCGGGGTCCGGAGGACCTGGAGGCGGGTGAGGCCGGCGCGAGAGGAGCGCTGGAGGAGGCGGTCGAGGCGTTCCGGGTTGGGGTCATGGGCGAGGAGCCGGCCGGAGTTCCGCATCAGGGCGCCGAGGAGGAGGGTCTTCCCGCCGGCGCCGGCGCAGAGGTCGAGGACGGTCTCCCCGGGCTGGGCGTCCAGGAGGAGGCCGAGGAGCTGGCTGCCCTCGTCCTGGACCTCGAAGAGTCCTTCTTGGAGGGAGGGGAGGGCGTAGAGGTTGGGGCGGGGGCCCTCGATGTGGAGGGCGAGGGGGCTCCAGGAGCCGGGGCGGGTGGAGACGCCCTCGGAGAGGAGGCGGGAGGCGAGGACGTCACGGGAGGTGCGGAGGGGGTTGGCGCGGAGGGTGATGGGGCCTGGGACGTTGAGGTGGGCGCAGAAGGGGTCGGCCTCCGGGCCGAGCTCGCGGGAGAGGTGGTCGGCGAGCCAGTCCGGGAGGGAGTACCGGAGGGCGAGGGAGGGGGGAGGGGAGGGGGTGAGGGAGGGGAGCGGGTCGGCTTCCACACCCGCGAGGGAGGCGGCCTCCGGGGCGGGGATGTGGGCGAGGCCGTGGAGGAAGGCGAAGAGGAGGAGGGGAGGCGGGGCGTCGGGCTGGCCGAGGAGGAAGGCGAGGCGGCGGCGCCAGAGGCCGACGTTGAAGAGGGCCTCCTTGAGGGCCTGGCGCTGGGGACTGGAGAGGGAGCGGTGCGCACGGAGGGTGCGATCCACGACACGCTCGGCGGGGGTTCCCGAGAGGACGAGGGAGAGGGCCTGGGAGGTGATGGGGGCGAGTCCGGCCAGGGCGGACCACGGTTGGTGGTGGAGCCGGGAGAGTGGATCAAACGGGACTGTTGACAGGGGAGGCTCCGTTCTCTAGAAAGCGCGTCATCGCTGCGGCGCCGTACCACAGCGAGGACATATTCCCCGATAGCTCAGCCGGTAGAGCGGGTGACTGTTAATCACTAGGTCCGTGGTTCGAGTCCACGTCGGGGAGCTGAATGAAGGGTCCTACCAATCGGTAGGGCCCTTTTGTTTTTCAGGGCCTCGCGATGAAGCTCGCGGGGCCTTCGTGCTTAAGGCCCTGAATCCCAAGGGATTCTGCCGCGCGGTGCTGAAGAGGGCGTTCTCGGCTCTCGCCACTGCTGAGTGAGCGGCCCCTCTTCTCCGCCGTCGATGGGGCTCTCTGGAGCGCTCTTTCTCCCGTTTTGGGGAGAGAGCGGCCGAGAGTGGTTAACAGTTTTGTTAACCACCGCAGGCAGCCGATTCTGACAATCCATGGCTTTCGATGTCGTACCTTCCAGGGTTACGCCATTTCCCTCTTTCAGAAAGCCGAAACAGGCCACCTGTTAACCGAGAGAGCGGAACGCGGCTGGCATTTGCCGGGTACTCACGAATTCGTCGTGCGGCGCAGACTCTCCGAGACGGCCCTCAGACCGTCTCGGCCGCGCTTGCAGACCACCACGGCGCTGGCTTCGCCGAGCTGCTCTTCTCCGCGCCAGGCGAATCCTCGCGAATAGGACTCCGGACCGCGAAGGCTTCTCGGGGACGCGTCCGTACTTGCCACCCTCTGTACCGAGCCTCCCATTGGCCCACGAAGAGGTCCGCCGTGACCGACCCACGGCGACGCCACTGATCCGCTAGGTCGGGACTGCGCTGCCCGCCCGTCGCGAGAGGCAGCGCGTGAACGAGCATCAGCCGCACGAGCTGAACTCCGTCACCTTCGGCTACGCCAGGCGGCATGCGCCAGCTGCCACCTGGCCGGAAGGCGCGAGCAGCCCGCTTCCAGCCCTCGAACTCAAACACGGACCACAAGGAACTGCTAGCCCGCCACGCTAAGTGGCGGCGACATACCGCCATGTGCGGAGTCTACCAACCCGCGCCACGCTCCGCTGGGCGTGGCCCGGTTCCGTGGCTCTCCCGCACTTTGTGTGGCTCGTAGGTTCAGACGGTGAGCAGCACTCGAAGACGCAGTAGGTCGAAGTTGGCGCGGCCATACATCTGACGCTTGAGAAGCTTAAGCTTCGTGATTTGCCCCTCGGCTTGGGCGTTGCTCCAGGGAGAGGTCAGGGCGGCCCGGACGGCATCGCCATCTTCTTCGAGGCCCTCCGCAAAGGTTGCCACTGCACGTATCCCGCACGTACGAGCCTCGCCCAACCACGTTTCGAAGCGCCTACACGACCGTGGGCGTGATCCGATTCGGTGGACAGGTTGACTATGCCGCTGCCCTTTCGAACTCGGCCGGTGCAGCGTAGCCGATTGCCGAGTGCATGCGCTGCTGGTTGTAGAAGACCTCGATGTAGTCGAACAACTTCACCTTCGCGTCATTGGGGCTCTCGAAAATCTCTCCCAGCTCGTTCTTGAGCGTGCTGAACCAACTCTCCATAGCCGCGTTGTCGTAGCAGTTACCGCGTCGGCTCATGCTGCAGACGATGCCGTGTCGTTCGAGGACGCGTTGGTAGTCCTCACTCGCGTACGTGCTCCCCTGGTCGGTGTGGTGCAAGAGACCTTCGGCCGGGCATCGACGGCGTAGCGCCATGTCGAGCGCCTTGAGCGTCAAGTGCCTGTCGTTCACCGCGCTGAGAGCCCAGCCCACGACGAAGCGTGAATAGAGGTCGATGATGGCCGTCCTCCGCCCCAGGATTTCTTGAGACACCTCTCTGGGGGATAACCTCCCCCGCGTGAGGTGGATGTGAAGAAGGGGCAGAAGCAGGGCAGGACGGCGGAGCGCGGTCGGTTTTCGGCGAAGCGCAAGAAGGAGGCGGTGCTTCGTCTGCTCAAGGGCGAGGAGCTCGACGCGCTCTCACGGGAGTTGGGCGTCACCGCTGCGGTGCTCAGCGAGTGGCGAGAGAAGTTCCTGGCGGGAGCTGAGGCCAACCTCAAGAGTCGTGAGCCCGAGCCAGCGGACGACGAGGTGCTGCGGCTCAAGGCCATGGTGGGCGAGCTGATGATGAAGAACGAGCTGCTCGCCGAGAAGGCCCGGCTGCTGGAGGGCAACGCGCCGGGTTTTCCCTGGAGGAAGTCGAGAGGATGAGCGCCCAGCTCTCGCCTTCCAGCGGCAAGCAGTACGGGCTGGCGCTCGTGACGGCCACCTGGCGCGTGCCGCGTGCCACGGTGTACCGGCACCGCGCCCGCCGTCAGGCCGCGGCTCCTCCGGCGGCCCGGCGAGGCCCTAGGACGGCGCTGACGGACGAGGCGCTGCTCAAGGCCATCTGCGGCGTGCTGGCCCTCTCGCCCTTCCTGGGCGAGGGGCACCGCAAGGTGTGGGCGCGGCTGCGTGCCCGGGGCGTGCGCACCTCGAAGGCCCGCTGCCTTCGGCTGATGCGTCAGGCGGGGCTGCTGGCCCCATGCCGTGCCCGCCGGGTGCTGGGCCCGCGCCACCACGACGGCACCATCACCACCGCCAAGCCCGACGTCATGTGGGGCACTGACGCCACCTGCACGATGACGGCGCTGGAGGGCCAGGCCACCGTCTTCATCGCCGTCGACCACTCCACCGCCGAGTGTGTCGGCATCCACGCGGCCAAGGTAGGAAATCGTTTCGAGGCCCTCGAGCCCATTCGCCAGGGCGTCAAGGCTCGCTTCGGTGCGTACGGCAAGGGCCTGGCCTCGGGGCTGACCGTCCGCCATGACAACGGCAGCCAGTACACCTCCGACGCCTTCCAGAACGAGCTGCGCTTCCTGGGCGCCGAGTCCAGTCCGTCCTTCGTCCGCAGCCCCGAGGGCAACGGGTGCGCCGAGCGCTTCATCCGCACCCTCAAGGAGCAACTGCTCTGGGTGCGCACCTTCGCAACCGTCGAGGAACTCCGGCGGGCCCTGCTGGAGTGGGCCCACCGCTACAACGAACACTGGCTGCTGGAGCGCCACAACTTCCTCTCGCCGAGTCAGGCCCGGCGAGAGCTGATGCAGTCGAAGCAGGCGGCCTGATTACGACCAACCTGGTGTCTCAACAATCCGGTGCGATACAGTGCCGCGCGCCAGGCCTCGCCCAACACGGCGATGTCCGGGGCCGCGCGCGCCTGGCCGTCCAGCCAGTAGCGGCTCTCCGTCTCCGCACGCAGGTGGCTCTGCACCCAACCGGCGAGCATCGGCATCTGCTCCTCAACGTTGGAGCGTGGCAGCTTCGCGCCGCGCGCCAGCATCGTGCCAAGGTATCCGTCCAGGGGCCTCCCCCACTATACGGTGCGCGGCGCTCACCGTAGCATCCGCCTGGATGATGAGGAGCTTTCCCTTGCCGATCCATTTCGGGTGAGGCCCGAGGCAAAAGGGGGGCGTGTGCTGGCGGGCGCACCGCTCCCCCCACTACGGCGCCAAGAGAATCGCCCTGGACCACGTTGGCGGCAGCGGCGAAAACTGGAGCGTCATGGTCCCGTTGGTCTCCTTCGCTGCGCGCTCGAGGTCGAGATGATCGTCGGCGTCGACTTTGGTGCGCCGCAGCGGACGCGCGACCAGCGGCGGAAGATTATCGCCGTCGTCGCGCACTCGACGGGCTGGCACTCCTACCGCATCGACGCGACCGGCATGAACGCTCGGCTGCTCGCGGGTGAGCCTCCGGGCTGGAGCGCGAAAGAGCTCGTCGACGAGTTGGTGGCCCGACCTGCGCGCGTCGTCGGGTTCGACTTCCCGTTCTGCATTCCCCACGCGCTCCTGCGCGACCCGAAGTTCGCCTCGGACATCGGCTACGAGCACGGCGCGTTCCTTGGCTGGCGCTCGTTCAACTGGTGGATCGCGCAGCGCCTCCCGCTTACCGACCCGCTCGACTTCACGCCCTTCGCCCCGTGGCGAGACCGCGCCGAGCGCGCACGGCTCTGGACGAAACGCGCGACGGACATCGCCGCCGGTGGGCAGCCGCCGCTCAAGGACAAGTTCCAGGCGACGTTCCAGATGACGCTCCTCGGGAACGCGCTGCTCTCGAAGCTATGGGAGTCGCACCAATACCGCGTGCTGCCGTTTCCAGGCGGTCGCGGTGCTGGCGAAATCATCGAGGTCTACCCGGGCGCGACGCTACGAACGATGGGCCTCGCGAGCTACAAATCAAGGCCCGAAGAAGCGGTGCGTCTTGGCATCGCCGCGTGTGCCGCCGCAGGCATCAAGCTCGACGTCGATCTCCGGCTCGTCGCCCTCGCGTGCCGCTACAGCTCGGGCACCACGAAGAAGCCCGACTACGATGTGGCCGACGCCTTCGTCGCGCTCTGCACCGCCATCCTCCACGCGGAGAATGGCTGTCGCCCGGTCCTCGCGCCCGACCCGACGTGGCAGGAGCGGCTCGTGAAGGAGTGGGAGGGCGCGATCTGGGTCCCTACCATCACGACGAGCACACCGGCGTAGGCGGCTGCTACGGTCCATCGCGATGAACAAGCGGCTCCGCAAGAAGAAGCGCGTCGGCGAGTTCAAGGAGCTCAGCTTCGAACTGCTCGGCTACCTGCGACCCGGCATCTCCTCGCTACAGGGCTTCGGATTCTCGGCCGGCCGACGACGAAGGGCATGAACGTGAGTCGCATGGGTCATCTCTGGTCCGAGCTGAT
This window contains:
- a CDS encoding RsmB/NOP family class I SAM-dependent RNA methyltransferase — its product is MTSQALSLVLSGTPAERVVDRTLRAHRSLSSPQRQALKEALFNVGLWRRRLAFLLGQPDAPPPLLLFAFLHGLAHIPAPEAASLAGVEADPLPSLTPSPPPSLALRYSLPDWLADHLSRELGPEADPFCAHLNVPGPITLRANPLRTSRDVLASRLLSEGVSTRPGSWSPLALHIEGPRPNLYALPSLQEGLFEVQDEGSQLLGLLLDAQPGETVLDLCAGAGGKTLLLGALMRNSGRLLAHDPNPERLDRLLQRSSRAGLTRLQVLRTPPSPGLDADRVLVDAPCSELGPLRRGPDLRFHSSPDALSQLPPTQRAILQSAGDLVRPGGRLVYATCTVNHAENQDVVADFLASRPDYRLIRPGSGWLSDACLQGDFLFVTPHRHGTDAFFAAVLERSAG
- a CDS encoding LD-carboxypeptidase is translated as MRWLKPLPLRPRDTVHVVAPSGPFDRPTFEAGLAFIAERYTPALRPDLFATHRYLAGDDTRRAEELAHALTDTSARATFCARGGYGSARLLPRLPLADAAPSLFTGFSDLTSVHGALQAHGRVSIHGPVLTQLGKQPPEVREYFFRLLESPEAPPPLTGSATYVPGSAEGPLVGGNLSVLACLLGTPYLPPLDGAVLLLEDVTERPYRLDRMWTQLRLAGVFSRVRGIVLGDFTACEERDASYSSADVLQDLAREAGLPCAAGFPIGHGTLNYPVALGTQVRLDADSARLTFLEGAVRP
- a CDS encoding DUF429 domain-containing protein — translated: MIVGVDFGAPQRTRDQRRKIIAVVAHSTGWHSYRIDATGMNARLLAGEPPGWSAKELVDELVARPARVVGFDFPFCIPHALLRDPKFASDIGYEHGAFLGWRSFNWWIAQRLPLTDPLDFTPFAPWRDRAERARLWTKRATDIAAGGQPPLKDKFQATFQMTLLGNALLSKLWESHQYRVLPFPGGRGAGEIIEVYPGATLRTMGLASYKSRPEEAVRLGIAACAAAGIKLDVDLRLVALACRYSSGTTKKPDYDVADAFVALCTAILHAENGCRPVLAPDPTWQERLVKEWEGAIWVPTITTSTPA
- a CDS encoding serine hydrolase domain-containing protein; this encodes MSTPPEKHPVAVLQTLLDEAVNIGVFPAAQAVVLHRGVQVFGGVAGKVSGDTRFDLASLTKVISTTALFLRLWTEGKVGPDTLVSRFFPHTPVGDAGATVADLLYHRSGLPPFVPFFAQALTQHPELLDATCPSATRAQVRDEVIQAAAHTPLAVPPRTRSAYSDVGFILLGEILSRAANAPLDTLFSRHVAEPLDLNARFHRLTDFPADALPAPTGATRPREPAPGQETLWSNVPTQPTRLGEVDDDNAWVMDGVAGHAGLFGTAVDVARFGQAILEGCSGKHSALAPGPLWHRVLATDPLVEGSTRSMGFDSPSKVGSSAGRFLGDSPPGAVGHLGFTGTSLWVDLRRSLVVALVTNRVAQGRQEVRIRDFRPVFHDFVVEALGLTATSQGTHG